A stretch of DNA from Mucilaginibacter daejeonensis:
CTGGCTAACGAGCAGTACGAGCTTTATAACTACAGCAAAGCGGCCGAACTATATTTACAGGCTTATAAAAAGAAGCCTACGCTGATCACGGCCGAGAACCTGGCCAACTCGTACCGCCTGATGCGCGACTATAAAGAGGCCGAAAAGTGGTACGCGATCGTAGTGGCCATGCCTGAAAGCAAACCGCAGAACATTTTCACTTACGCAGAGGTGCTCAAGAACAACCTGCGCTATGCCGAAGCAAAAGAGCAATACAAAAAGTACTACACCCTGATGCCCAAAGCATCGCTTAAGGAGTTGAATTATTGGACCGCCTCATGCGATTCGGCCATGAAGTGGATGAAGAACCCGGTGCCGGTAACGATCGACAATGAGCAGGCGCTGAATACGCCTGAGTCTGACTGGGGAGCCGTACGTTACGCCGACCGCGTGGTATTCACATCTGACCGTACCGACAAGCTCCAAAAAGAAGAGACCAAAGTAAAGCGGCCGTTCATTTGGTTCGATGACAATTCCAGTATAGATAAACGGATATACGGCTGGACGGGTAATAAATACCTTAACCTTTACGAACGCGGCACTAGTGGCGGCGACATCAAGCCGTTCACTTTCATTGCAGGTACTGATTATCACATCGGTGCAGCCAGCTTTACAGCGGATGGCATGGATATGTATTTTACGCTGACACATCTGCTGAAAGATAAACCTAAAAAAGATACCGCCAAGATCACCACCATCAACCTGGGCATTTATCATAGCCGTTTTGATGCGGTGAACAGGCAGTGGAGCAAGCCGGAACCGTTCGCTTATAATAAGGAAAGCGAATACTCGGTTGGCGACCCTTTCATTACGCCTGATGGCCGTACCTTATACTTCGTTTCCAACATGCCCGGCGGTATTGGTGGTACCGATATTTACTACTGCACCAAAGAGACCGGCGTCTGGGGTACACCGGTCAACGTATCGTCGGTCAATACAGCTTCTAATGAACGTACGCCGTTCATCGATGCAAAAGGCAACCTATACCTGTCGTCAGACGGTGATAAAGGTATGGGCGGATTAGATATCTTCAAGGCCGTTAAAAAGGGGGATGCTTTTGCCAGTAAGCAAAACCTCGGCTATCCCATCAATTCCGCTCAAGATGATCTTTCGTATACGCTGACCGATAGCTTATCTGGTTACTTATCCTCTAACCGTACCGGTGGCAAGGGGAGCGATGATATCTACAGCTTTGCCTACAAAGCGCCGGTGCTCTATAAGTTGGAAGGATTTGTGTTCGATAAAAATACTAACGCCGTCTTGCGCAACAGCACGGTGACCCTTAACCGGATCAACGGCGGCAATGCCGTGGTCAAGACCGACGCCCGCGGACATTTCAACTTTACGATATACAACGATAACCGTTACCGCCTGAAAGGCGAAATGAACGGCTACCTGGCCGGGGTGGTAGACACCTTTGCGACGGCTGGCCTGGATCCCAACGCGCCGATACGCAAAGATATTTACCTGGAAAAGATTGTGTTGAAGAAGGCGATCAGGCTGCAAAATATCTATTATGATCTGGATGATGCATCGATCAGGCCTGATGCGGCTGCCGAGCTCGATAAGCTGATCAAGATCATGAAGGAGAACCCTACGCTGGTGATCCAATTGTCGTCACATACCGATAGCCGTGCCGATGATGATTACAACATGTCCTTGTCAAGGCGAAGGGCAAATGCCGCGATGGAGTACATCATTACGGTCGGTGATATCGACGAGGACCGGCTGATCGCCCGAGGTTATGGCGAAACACGCCTGCTTAATAAATGCAGCAATGGCGTCAATTGCACCGAGGCCGAACACCAGTGGAATCGCCGTACCGAGTTCGCGATCATCAAGTATTAGTATACTAACTAAAGGTCAATAATGTCGTTCAAAAAGCCTGTATCTCAACCGATACGGGCTTTTTTATTATAGGATGTTGGCCTCGGTTAACTGTTCGTTACAAAATAATGGCAAACAAGAAAGTGCTAAACGACCTTATTAGGGTAGACATTTTTAAGGATCTATACTTACGATATGCCTAAAACGATAATTGTTGCTAACCGCTTGCCGGTAAAAATTCAGGAAAATCATGATCAGTATACACTCATTCCAAGTGAGGGTGGGCTGGCCACCGGGCTGGGCTCGGTGTACAAACAAGGTAACAACGTTTGGATCGGCTGGCCAGGCCAGGTGATACCTGAAAACAAGAGGCCTGAGGTAGGGCAGAAGCTGCAAGAGCTGAGCTTGGTACCGGTATATCTGACACAAGACGACGTGTTGGAATTTTATGAAGGCTTTTCCAACGATGTATTGTGGCCCGTTTTTCACTACTACGCATCAACCTATACCACCTATAAACCTTCACACTGGGACTACTACCAAAGTGTGAACGAGAAGTTCAAAGAGGTGATCATGGCCAACTGTGAACCGGGTGATACCATTTGGATACACGACTATCAATTGCTATTGTTACCGTCATTGATCCGTCGCGAAAGGCCTGATGTATCTATCGGCTTCTTTTTACACATCCCATTCCCATCGCACGAGATGTTCCGGCTGATCCCATGGCGGGCGGAGTTACTACAAGGCATGTTGGGTGCCGACCTCATCGGCTTCCATACTTTTGATGATGTGCGCCACTTCCTGAGTTCGGTAAGCCGCATATTGCCGGTACCGGTGTCATCAAATATGATCACCTCGGGCGAGCGCTCTGTGATCGTCGAATCATTCCCTATGGGCATCGATGAGCAGAAATACGCGAGCATGACCTATGAACCCGAGGTGATCGAACAGGCTGCCCAGATACGGCAGATCTTTAAAGGCGGCAAGATCATCCTGGCGATCGACCGGTTAGATTACAGCAAAGGCATCTTACAACGCTTGCAGGCACTGGAGCTATTGTTGGAGGAACATCCGGAGTACATCGGTAACGTGACCCTATACATGGTCGTGGTGCCCTCGCGCGATACCGTTCCGCAATACATGTACCTGCACGATCAGATCGATAAAAAGGTAGGCAACATCAACGCCAAATACCGCACCATGGATTGGACGCCTGTAAGCTATTACTACCGTTCCGTACCACTGGAAACGCTGTCAGCCCTATACAGCACGGCGGATGTGTGTCTGGTGAACCCCATGCGTGACGGTATGAATTTGGTGAGTAAAGAATACGTGGCCAGCCGCACCAATAATGATGGCGTGCTGATCCTGAGCGAAATGGCCGGTGCATCGCGTGAGCTGATCGATGCCTTGCTGGTGAACCCTAATAATGTGATCCAGGTGAAAGATGCTATTATTGAGGCACTGGCCATGCCGTTAGAAGAGCAGCAACGCCGCATGAAACAAATGAGGCAGCTGGTAGCCAAATTCAACGTGAACCATTGGGTGCAGATCTTTATGGAGCGCCTCAACGAGGTGAAATTGCTTCAACGGTCTATGCAGACCCGTCATGTGCATTCCACCACGGCGCAATCGATCATTAACCGTTACCATAATACTGGTAAACGTATCATCTTTTTGGATTATGATGGTACCCTGGTCGAGTTCAAGCCTAATGTTGACCAGGCCGTTCCAGACCGCCAATTGTATGATCTGTTAGCCAAGCTATCGGCCGACCCAAATAATCAGTTAGTATTGATCAGCGGTCGTAAGCACGAGAATCTGGGCGACTGGTTCGGCGACAAGAACATCTACCTTATCGCCGAACATGGGGCCTGGTTCAAGCCGCCTCAGCAGGAATGGCACAAGATCAACGGACTATCTACCTCCTGGAAGAAAGATATTCACACGGTATTAGAAAAGTACGTGGACCGTACGCCGGGATCATTTATCGAGGAAAAGACCTATTCGTTGGTGTGGCATTACCGTAAAGCTCAACGTGGTTTAGGCGAATTGAGGGCCAATGAACTGATGAACACCTTAAAATTCCTGGCTACCGACAAAGGCTTACAACTGTTGCCGGGCGATAAGGTGGTCGAGATCAAGAACATGGAGATCAACAAAGGCAAGGCTGCGCTGAGTCTGGTGGATCAGGGCGATTGGGATTTTATCATGGCCCTGGGCGACGACGTGACCGATGAGGATCTTTTCAAAGCCTTGCCCGAAAGTTCGGTAACGATCAAAGTGGGGTCGGGGGCATCGGTGGCTAAATTCTATGTGCGTAACCCCAAAGAGGTTCGCGGCTTGCTGACCGCCATGACGGTGGATACCCAGGTGGCCATTTAACGATCAGTGACCATTATTTGCCAGTACCGGCTATATTTGCGGCATGGAACCCATCAAGCCCAATAGCCAGGTACTGGTCGATATAGTCAAGACCGCAATGCCTTTTGGCAAATACAAGGGTACTCTGCTTTGTGATCTGCCGGTGAGTTACCTGGAATGGATGCACAGCAAAGGTATGCCTGCGGGTAAGCTGGGAATGATGTTAAGCACCGTGCATGAGATCAAGATCAATGGGTTGATGCCTCTCCTGCAGTCGGTCAAAAACGCAGTAGGGTAAGTCTATAGCCTATCGAACCAGCCTTTTTTCCAAAAATACCATAGCTGTATAAGCCCGATAAGCAGCATGATACCTATGCAGTACACGTAACCATGCGGCTCGTAAAGTTCGGGCATGTTCAGGAAAAGGCGCTGGTTAGTGTCGGGGTCGGTGGGAGCAAAGTTCATCCCGTAAACACCCGCAACAAAGGTGAGCGGTATAAAAATGACCGATATAATGGTAAGCACCTTCATGATCTCGTTCATGCGATTGCTTACCATTGATAGATAAAGATCAATGATACTGGCACTGATCTCCTTGTAACTCTCTATAAGGTCAATGATCTGAATGCAGTGGTCGTAGGCGTCGCGCAGATAAGTTTTCGTCTCTTTGGTGATGAGCGGACTATCGGTACGGATCATGTCATTGATCTTATCACGCTCGGGCCAGCTGGCGCGGCGTAGTACGATCAGTGTACGTTTCATGTGCTGCGTATCATACATCACACTTTTATCCGGCTTGTCGTAAATACGGTCCTCAATGCTTTCCAGTTCCTCGCCGATCTGGTTCAATACCACAAAGTACCAGTCGATCAGGGTATCGAAAAGGGCGTAGCAGATGTAGCCCGGACCGTTATTCCTGATCGGGCTATTATCGGCCTTTAAACGCTTTTCCAGACCCTCAAAGTTCTCCTCGTGCGTCTCCTCAAAACTGATGATCAGGTTATCTTTCACTAACACCGATAGCTGTGTGTTCTTCAGCTCGAACTTGTCATCTTCAAAGGTGATAAGCCGCCCGGTAGCGAACACGTAA
This window harbors:
- a CDS encoding OmpA family protein, whose product is MLNNGNWIRSGRASVGRGVIAVAAFVLMSGQTAKAQYVQKLANEQYELYNYSKAAELYLQAYKKKPTLITAENLANSYRLMRDYKEAEKWYAIVVAMPESKPQNIFTYAEVLKNNLRYAEAKEQYKKYYTLMPKASLKELNYWTASCDSAMKWMKNPVPVTIDNEQALNTPESDWGAVRYADRVVFTSDRTDKLQKEETKVKRPFIWFDDNSSIDKRIYGWTGNKYLNLYERGTSGGDIKPFTFIAGTDYHIGAASFTADGMDMYFTLTHLLKDKPKKDTAKITTINLGIYHSRFDAVNRQWSKPEPFAYNKESEYSVGDPFITPDGRTLYFVSNMPGGIGGTDIYYCTKETGVWGTPVNVSSVNTASNERTPFIDAKGNLYLSSDGDKGMGGLDIFKAVKKGDAFASKQNLGYPINSAQDDLSYTLTDSLSGYLSSNRTGGKGSDDIYSFAYKAPVLYKLEGFVFDKNTNAVLRNSTVTLNRINGGNAVVKTDARGHFNFTIYNDNRYRLKGEMNGYLAGVVDTFATAGLDPNAPIRKDIYLEKIVLKKAIRLQNIYYDLDDASIRPDAAAELDKLIKIMKENPTLVIQLSSHTDSRADDDYNMSLSRRRANAAMEYIITVGDIDEDRLIARGYGETRLLNKCSNGVNCTEAEHQWNRRTEFAIIKY
- a CDS encoding bifunctional alpha,alpha-trehalose-phosphate synthase (UDP-forming)/trehalose-phosphatase, yielding MPKTIIVANRLPVKIQENHDQYTLIPSEGGLATGLGSVYKQGNNVWIGWPGQVIPENKRPEVGQKLQELSLVPVYLTQDDVLEFYEGFSNDVLWPVFHYYASTYTTYKPSHWDYYQSVNEKFKEVIMANCEPGDTIWIHDYQLLLLPSLIRRERPDVSIGFFLHIPFPSHEMFRLIPWRAELLQGMLGADLIGFHTFDDVRHFLSSVSRILPVPVSSNMITSGERSVIVESFPMGIDEQKYASMTYEPEVIEQAAQIRQIFKGGKIILAIDRLDYSKGILQRLQALELLLEEHPEYIGNVTLYMVVVPSRDTVPQYMYLHDQIDKKVGNINAKYRTMDWTPVSYYYRSVPLETLSALYSTADVCLVNPMRDGMNLVSKEYVASRTNNDGVLILSEMAGASRELIDALLVNPNNVIQVKDAIIEALAMPLEEQQRRMKQMRQLVAKFNVNHWVQIFMERLNEVKLLQRSMQTRHVHSTTAQSIINRYHNTGKRIIFLDYDGTLVEFKPNVDQAVPDRQLYDLLAKLSADPNNQLVLISGRKHENLGDWFGDKNIYLIAEHGAWFKPPQQEWHKINGLSTSWKKDIHTVLEKYVDRTPGSFIEEKTYSLVWHYRKAQRGLGELRANELMNTLKFLATDKGLQLLPGDKVVEIKNMEINKGKAALSLVDQGDWDFIMALGDDVTDEDLFKALPESSVTIKVGSGASVAKFYVRNPKEVRGLLTAMTVDTQVAI
- a CDS encoding DUF3820 family protein, with translation MEPIKPNSQVLVDIVKTAMPFGKYKGTLLCDLPVSYLEWMHSKGMPAGKLGMMLSTVHEIKINGLMPLLQSVKNAVG
- the corA gene encoding magnesium/cobalt transporter CorA, which gives rise to MTSKQYKRIKMNRRAGNVGDKPGLIRVPDGALPPKIRIYSYNATELVTNEGADISIVKEQLQTCTDHSHWIKINGLGNADMIEHIGDYLNISDLVLEDIMNNHQRPKFDEYDDYVFATGRLITFEDDKFELKNTQLSVLVKDNLIISFEETHEENFEGLEKRLKADNSPIRNNGPGYICYALFDTLIDWYFVVLNQIGEELESIEDRIYDKPDKSVMYDTQHMKRTLIVLRRASWPERDKINDMIRTDSPLITKETKTYLRDAYDHCIQIIDLIESYKEISASIIDLYLSMVSNRMNEIMKVLTIISVIFIPLTFVAGVYGMNFAPTDPDTNQRLFLNMPELYEPHGYVYCIGIMLLIGLIQLWYFWKKGWFDRL